Proteins encoded within one genomic window of Granulicella pectinivorans:
- the shc gene encoding squalene--hopene cyclase encodes MKEHFLQDIPAIVWTHEDTRQSVTLRTQQNVGSHLTAATRALAALQYNEGYWCGDLTGDSTLASDYILLQLWLHPVDANSAWNPPRKDRIERLVKYLWDCQMPDGGWNLYAKGPAEINASVKAYTALRIAGAAQSSPRMRAARERILALGGLQACNSYTRINLSFFGLFPKQFVPTVPAEILIVPGSFLNEMSSWTRTIIVPLSIIQGLGAQRPVPSGLTLAELMLPGTRIAMPRKDLTSELFLRADKLLKQWEQRGIQRIRDKAIAAAERWMIEHTHHSEGLGAIYPAMMYAVMAMDALGYERDQPDLVKAMQHFDDLLIERDNFFDVQPCKSPVWDTAIAIFSLGEAGDADKASMTRAADWLLSKEVRRKGDWSSKRPNLRPSGWAFEFANEFYPDIDDTAMVLLALQHAKASDPERQARVESRAVNWLLGMQSADGGWAAFDVDNDWQLLNKVPFADHNAMLDPTCPDITGRVMEALCRRGLTAQHPAISRGIEYLLSSQERNGSWYGRWGVNYVYGTFLSLRGLVATKDRQTSSAIHRGSQWLRSVQNDDGGWGESCAGYEIDKFVPAESTPSQTAWALLGLLATGDLHSRAVKQGVSWLLRNQNADGSWDEELTTGTGFPNVFYLSYHLYRLYFPALALASYKQSSRKLATDSRLEIGLS; translated from the coding sequence ATGAAAGAACATTTTCTACAGGACATTCCGGCAATCGTATGGACGCACGAAGACACACGGCAAAGCGTCACCTTAAGAACTCAGCAGAACGTTGGTTCGCACCTCACAGCTGCGACCCGAGCTCTAGCAGCTCTTCAATACAACGAAGGCTACTGGTGCGGAGATCTCACCGGGGACTCGACACTTGCCTCGGATTACATCTTGCTTCAGCTCTGGCTTCATCCGGTGGACGCGAACTCGGCGTGGAACCCTCCGCGAAAAGATCGCATTGAAAGACTGGTGAAGTATCTATGGGATTGCCAGATGCCGGACGGAGGTTGGAATCTCTACGCGAAGGGCCCGGCTGAGATCAATGCGTCCGTCAAGGCGTACACGGCCCTGCGCATTGCCGGTGCGGCACAATCGTCGCCGCGGATGCGTGCTGCTCGCGAACGGATACTGGCGTTAGGCGGCCTGCAAGCTTGCAACAGCTACACCAGGATCAACCTGAGTTTCTTCGGACTCTTTCCCAAGCAATTTGTCCCCACCGTGCCAGCGGAAATTCTGATTGTGCCCGGAAGCTTTCTCAACGAAATGTCCTCCTGGACTCGGACCATTATCGTTCCCCTTTCCATCATCCAGGGCTTGGGTGCACAGAGGCCAGTACCGTCGGGACTGACGCTTGCCGAATTGATGCTTCCCGGCACGCGCATTGCGATGCCGAGGAAAGACCTCACCTCAGAACTATTTCTGCGTGCCGACAAGCTTCTGAAGCAATGGGAGCAAAGGGGCATACAGCGGATACGTGACAAAGCAATCGCGGCAGCCGAACGCTGGATGATCGAGCATACCCATCATTCAGAAGGACTGGGAGCCATCTACCCAGCAATGATGTATGCCGTGATGGCGATGGATGCGCTCGGGTACGAGCGAGATCAGCCGGATCTCGTAAAAGCAATGCAGCATTTCGACGATCTGCTCATCGAACGCGATAATTTCTTCGACGTGCAACCATGCAAGTCCCCGGTATGGGATACGGCAATTGCGATCTTTTCCTTAGGGGAAGCGGGAGATGCTGACAAAGCAAGCATGACCCGCGCAGCAGATTGGCTGCTTTCGAAAGAGGTCCGACGTAAGGGCGACTGGTCTTCCAAGCGACCCAACCTGCGCCCAAGCGGATGGGCCTTCGAGTTCGCCAATGAGTTTTATCCGGATATCGATGATACCGCCATGGTGTTGCTCGCTCTGCAACATGCAAAGGCATCTGACCCAGAACGCCAGGCCCGCGTCGAAAGTCGTGCCGTGAACTGGCTCCTCGGAATGCAATCCGCAGATGGCGGGTGGGCTGCTTTCGATGTAGACAATGACTGGCAGCTTTTGAATAAGGTTCCTTTTGCCGACCACAACGCAATGCTCGATCCTACCTGCCCAGACATCACCGGACGCGTGATGGAAGCACTTTGCAGAAGGGGTTTGACTGCTCAACATCCTGCCATCTCACGCGGCATTGAATATTTGCTCTCGTCACAGGAAAGGAATGGAAGCTGGTATGGCCGTTGGGGCGTCAACTACGTTTACGGCACGTTTCTTTCACTGCGGGGCCTCGTAGCCACGAAGGACCGTCAAACAAGCTCGGCTATCCACCGTGGGTCGCAGTGGCTCCGAAGCGTACAGAACGACGATGGGGGATGGGGTGAAAGTTGTGCCGGATACGAGATCGACAAGTTCGTTCCGGCAGAAAGCACTCCTTCCCAAACTGCGTGGGCACTCCTGGGACTCCTGGCTACCGGCGATTTACACTCTCGTGCCGTGAAACAAGGAGTCAGCTGGCTCCTCCGAAATCAGAATGCCGACGGGAGCTGGGATGAAGAGCTAACCACGGGAACTGGGTTTCCAAACGTGTTCTATCTCAGCTATCACCTTTATCGTCTCTACTTCCCAGCGCTCGCACTCGCGTCCTACAAGCAAAGTAGCCGTAAATTAGCCACCGATTCACGACTTGAGATCGGTCTCAGCTGA
- a CDS encoding type IV secretion system protein, whose product MSSIVVLAQALPSASSGVDWLYQFTNNLTNLTTQNGGALTQLGMTELSCIALFMLISMVINWQTSTMTFRLHHHPVQAGDLTKFLLQLIICCLLESYWVNPFPGASFGINHFFSYIAQAMVAAFDQSSLDSLLQLLKTAGDQTAMPSFTAPVQILCYFLVQVLLGLASAILFLINCSAFILYGVTALFGPIFVPLLMTKTFRGKFFHFLDVLISFAMIRAVAAAFIFVWSGFMNAFIQQTFNGNYSMEMWLANLIPCTMVFIAFIINMLFIPSMTQAIFGGAAGMAESITKVIGTASSIGAAAGGA is encoded by the coding sequence ATGTCTTCGATTGTCGTTTTAGCCCAAGCCCTTCCAAGCGCGAGTTCCGGCGTCGATTGGCTGTACCAGTTCACCAACAATCTGACCAACCTGACGACGCAGAATGGCGGGGCGCTCACTCAGCTCGGAATGACCGAATTGAGCTGCATCGCGCTCTTCATGCTCATAAGCATGGTCATCAATTGGCAGACTTCAACCATGACGTTCCGGCTCCACCATCATCCTGTGCAGGCGGGTGATCTGACCAAGTTCCTGCTGCAACTCATCATCTGTTGTCTCTTGGAGAGCTATTGGGTGAACCCGTTCCCCGGCGCGAGCTTCGGCATCAATCATTTCTTTTCCTACATCGCCCAGGCTATGGTCGCGGCCTTCGATCAGAGTTCTCTCGACTCGCTTCTTCAGTTGCTCAAAACTGCCGGCGACCAGACCGCCATGCCTTCATTTACTGCGCCGGTTCAGATTCTCTGCTACTTCCTTGTGCAGGTCCTTCTTGGGCTGGCGTCCGCCATCCTTTTCCTCATCAATTGCAGCGCGTTCATCCTCTACGGAGTGACGGCGTTGTTCGGACCTATCTTTGTCCCTCTGCTCATGACGAAGACATTTCGGGGGAAGTTCTTTCACTTCCTTGATGTGCTCATCAGCTTTGCCATGATTCGTGCCGTTGCCGCCGCATTCATCTTCGTCTGGTCGGGGTTCATGAATGCGTTCATCCAGCAGACCTTCAACGGGAACTATTCGATGGAGATGTGGCTGGCGAATCTCATTCCCTGCACGATGGTTTTCATCGCCTTCATCATCAACATGCTCTTTATTCCAAGCATGACCCAGGCAATCTTTGGAGGAGCTGCTGGCATGGCCGAAAGCATCACAAAGGTAATTGGAACCGCCTCATCAATTGGGGCGGCAGCAGGTGGTGCATAA
- a CDS encoding type IV secretion system protein yields MSSTTLPVEARLTPQQSLLTDEIGNEVYASHYAERKLSRFVIGTESLLLLGAFGLIFSLAHRPIANRYIRIDEMGRAQAIAYTDLNYSPREGEVRTYLTDWANYRYTVSRDTIAKKYPLNYYFLSQNLASQLMGQDNQNHLVSQVVGGQIEQSDVEVKNVTITSMSEETVQGATIARGTALVTIDKLYSPRNSHEPRTEHWLLSVTYYLNPKQVSDQARIFPQFETINPLGLTITEFHENRISVDPIAPGSSAPVASLTPQSATRGAR; encoded by the coding sequence ATGTCCAGCACCACTCTACCCGTTGAAGCTCGCCTCACACCCCAACAATCACTGCTTACAGACGAGATCGGCAACGAGGTCTATGCGTCTCACTACGCCGAGCGGAAGCTCAGCCGGTTCGTCATCGGAACCGAATCGCTTTTGCTGCTCGGAGCCTTCGGCCTGATCTTCTCTCTCGCCCACCGTCCGATTGCGAATCGGTACATCCGCATCGACGAGATGGGACGCGCCCAAGCGATTGCTTACACCGACCTCAACTACAGCCCCCGTGAGGGCGAGGTGCGGACGTATCTGACGGATTGGGCGAACTATCGCTACACGGTCAGCCGGGACACTATCGCCAAGAAGTACCCGCTCAACTACTACTTCTTGTCGCAGAACTTGGCGTCGCAGTTGATGGGCCAGGACAACCAGAATCACCTCGTCTCGCAGGTGGTTGGCGGTCAGATCGAGCAGAGTGACGTGGAGGTCAAGAACGTCACGATTACCTCCATGTCCGAGGAGACAGTACAGGGAGCGACCATCGCCCGCGGAACAGCGCTTGTCACCATCGACAAACTCTACTCGCCCCGCAACTCGCACGAGCCGCGAACTGAGCATTGGCTCCTGAGTGTGACCTACTACTTGAATCCCAAGCAGGTGAGCGACCAGGCTCGCATCTTCCCCCAGTTCGAGACGATCAATCCGCTCGGATTGACCATCACGGAGTTTCACGAGAACCGGATCTCCGTCGATCCGATTGCGCCCGGTTCGAGCGCGCCGGTCGCTTCGCTGACGCCGCAGTCGGCGACGAGAGGGGCGCGATGA
- a CDS encoding PP2C family protein-serine/threonine phosphatase, translated as MNDDPHEVITFGQLVARYKAEEMPSFQPHTASSYKSMLKHLEAKWSNEPLAKMLKNPIAIETWLSDLQTMPTKTKPSRPCSKKTKQNVKAVLHRLIECAMRLGYQPILLANVYKLIPTLAEEAVSRAKLEREFEIAREVQERLFPQTLPKVRGVEMAAHCRPAQAVGGDYYDLIDILDGSGAETAHAPGENVSSPGRAMARACDRLGIAIGDISGKGLSAALLMASLHASLRGQVLSGTGDLGTKMANVNSLLYNASESNRYATFFYAELACASRMLHYVNGGHNPPAVLRKQDGAWRVFRLADGGPVVGLLAGAVYREQTLQLLPGDILLAFTDGISEAMNASEDEWGEDRMIAEAQAHTHLNAEELLQRLFHAADTFADGAPQHDDMTLLVMQL; from the coding sequence ATGAACGACGATCCGCACGAGGTCATCACCTTCGGCCAGCTTGTAGCCCGCTATAAGGCTGAAGAGATGCCGTCTTTCCAACCACACACCGCATCGTCATACAAATCCATGCTGAAGCATTTAGAGGCGAAGTGGAGTAACGAACCTCTTGCCAAGATGCTAAAGAACCCAATTGCGATTGAGACTTGGCTAAGTGATCTTCAAACGATGCCAACGAAGACAAAGCCTTCGCGCCCATGCTCGAAGAAGACGAAGCAGAACGTCAAAGCAGTTCTGCACCGGCTAATTGAGTGTGCGATGCGATTGGGGTATCAACCAATCCTCCTCGCCAACGTTTACAAGTTGATTCCCACGCTGGCCGAGGAGGCCGTGTCGCGCGCCAAGCTGGAACGCGAATTCGAGATTGCCCGCGAGGTGCAGGAGCGCTTATTCCCCCAGACACTTCCCAAAGTTCGGGGCGTAGAAATGGCGGCGCACTGCAGGCCCGCCCAGGCCGTCGGCGGCGACTACTATGACCTCATCGATATCCTTGATGGTTCGGGGGCCGAAACAGCGCATGCGCCAGGCGAAAACGTCTCTTCCCCCGGCAGAGCTATGGCACGCGCCTGCGACCGCCTAGGCATCGCGATCGGCGACATCAGCGGCAAGGGATTGTCTGCCGCCCTGTTGATGGCCAGCCTTCACGCCAGCCTGCGCGGTCAGGTGCTGAGCGGCACCGGCGATCTGGGCACCAAGATGGCCAATGTCAACAGCCTCCTCTATAACGCGTCCGAATCTAACCGCTATGCCACATTCTTCTACGCCGAACTGGCATGCGCCTCGCGCATGTTGCACTACGTCAATGGGGGACACAATCCTCCCGCGGTGCTGCGCAAGCAAGACGGCGCCTGGCGGGTATTTCGCCTGGCAGACGGCGGCCCAGTCGTCGGGCTACTTGCCGGCGCGGTCTACAGGGAGCAGACGCTTCAGCTGCTCCCCGGCGATATTCTGCTGGCCTTTACGGACGGCATCAGCGAAGCCATGAACGCCTCAGAAGACGAGTGGGGAGAAGACCGAATGATCGCGGAGGCGCAAGCGCACACGCACCTGAACGCCGAGGAGCTCCTGCAGCGCTTGTTTCATGCGGCCGACACCTTTGCTGACGGCGCGCCGCAGCACGATGACATGACACTCCTCGTAATGCAACTCTGA
- a CDS encoding TrbG/VirB9 family P-type conjugative transfer protein, with protein sequence MKPPILVFVSIGIALATASASASTTPEPHHLQPNAPRSVTVTEAETPPVIRAGLLQSTLILLPAEEKIATVFGGDTVDWVFDGGHVASRFISVKPKLANMTTDIHIVSDHGNEYTLQLQEISGDADAHFDSKVFIIPGDKAAKDRLTDMPVFVPAAELDKAKQEATTAKAAQAAELKAEAAKAETYRSQYPGSLHFDFTWDEKKGKELGLQQIWHDDKFTYLRGQFQETPALYELKDGKGSLINFDFNAGLYTVPKELDNGYLTIGKKRVDFHRSEEKN encoded by the coding sequence GTGAAGCCGCCCATCCTTGTCTTCGTTTCCATTGGAATCGCCCTCGCAACCGCCTCCGCCAGCGCAAGCACGACGCCCGAGCCGCACCATCTCCAGCCGAACGCTCCCCGTTCTGTCACCGTCACCGAGGCGGAGACGCCTCCCGTGATTCGTGCGGGCCTGCTGCAATCGACGCTCATCCTACTTCCCGCCGAGGAAAAGATTGCTACCGTCTTCGGTGGAGACACCGTGGACTGGGTGTTCGATGGTGGGCATGTCGCTAGCCGCTTTATCAGCGTCAAGCCGAAGTTGGCGAACATGACCACCGACATCCACATCGTCTCCGACCACGGCAACGAGTACACCTTGCAGCTCCAGGAAATCTCCGGTGATGCGGACGCGCACTTCGATTCCAAGGTATTCATCATCCCCGGCGATAAAGCTGCGAAGGACAGGCTCACCGATATGCCCGTCTTCGTTCCCGCCGCCGAGCTTGATAAGGCCAAGCAGGAAGCCACTACCGCCAAGGCTGCTCAGGCAGCGGAGTTGAAAGCAGAAGCCGCCAAAGCCGAGACCTATCGCAGCCAGTATCCCGGCAGCCTCCACTTCGACTTCACCTGGGATGAAAAGAAGGGCAAGGAGCTTGGCCTGCAGCAGATATGGCACGACGACAAGTTCACCTACTTGCGCGGCCAGTTTCAGGAGACGCCTGCACTCTACGAGCTGAAAGACGGTAAAGGCTCGCTCATCAACTTCGATTTCAACGCCGGCCTCTATACCGTGCCGAAGGAGCTGGACAACGGATATCTGACGATCGGCAAGAAGCGCGTGGACTTCCACCGCAGTGAGGAGAAGAACTAG
- a CDS encoding TetR/AcrR family transcriptional regulator: MMNKRNLILDCAEQLIRTDGAAQLTLEKVAERAKVSKGGLLYHFPTKEQLVAGMIERTIESFERDVQSARASLPEGPGRNALAFMMAALDGQWKSTSARPNPVDLLVSTLTAFSTEPKMVLPIRKAYVRWQQLLEEDGLDPVQATITRLAIDGLTYTEMFGFNAFTEKRRQEVLEALRNMCMGTNSSHPRSQGRGPKRENNE; encoded by the coding sequence ATGATGAACAAACGGAATCTCATTCTCGATTGCGCTGAGCAGCTTATCCGGACAGATGGAGCCGCGCAGCTCACGCTGGAAAAAGTTGCCGAGCGGGCCAAGGTTAGCAAAGGCGGCCTTCTCTATCATTTTCCGACGAAAGAGCAACTTGTCGCTGGCATGATCGAGCGCACGATCGAGTCGTTCGAACGCGATGTCCAGTCAGCAAGAGCGTCACTACCTGAGGGACCGGGAAGAAATGCCCTTGCCTTCATGATGGCTGCACTCGACGGACAGTGGAAGTCAACAAGCGCGCGGCCGAATCCCGTCGATCTGCTCGTGTCGACTCTCACTGCATTTTCTACGGAGCCGAAAATGGTTCTGCCCATACGAAAGGCCTATGTCCGGTGGCAACAATTGCTTGAAGAAGACGGTCTCGATCCGGTGCAAGCGACCATTACTAGACTGGCCATCGACGGCTTGACCTACACGGAGATGTTCGGTTTCAACGCTTTCACCGAGAAACGTCGGCAGGAAGTTCTCGAGGCCCTCCGCAATATGTGTATGGGAACAAACTCTTCGCATCCACGTTCTCAGGGGCGCGGGCCCAAGCGCGAGAATAACGAATAA
- a CDS encoding VirB4 family type IV secretion system protein produces MTRANTEQQKHTPWFAKAGAACSIVPISRFVGPNTFALKGGGYECLFSLTGLDEEALTDLELESRVRQVEGALRGLPEGSCLYQYTRVMSGFDLPRQKQYTNEVTETFASDRLAHLDKTAAFRRIDLHWCLTLEPSKAKAFERKPQENAVDTSRMLSDLEKTATLLEGHLGSSLGLKLLGKAEAFQFFSYLFNLEEWASRDELRSDTGVDRQIVNSPVAWHSDHVQIGKRHVQMFSLKTTPEASRPCLFSGLLTLDCDSVLCSTWRVKSASAARSEIDAQEKFISFFKVGVLTRVMSGRDSASLDTGAGAKAANNNVDDLSEVIRSLDKKAQGEFSLRLLLAARSAEQLRDIVPTVHRVFVDARAQVMEETLGNLSAFYAMFPGNQKFNVFPLWLAEDHHARLSSVFAPHIGHPHSEDLDSEYLNIFETRTRTPFFQDVYVDGVRVMLIIGPTGTGKSVHGNNLIALEQKYGGFTYIFDIGGSYESVVELYGGRVDRVGKDGPRVNPFALEPTESNIKFLYSFVKLLLTNGGAELEPEDDDVIHKAVQDMYLLDGANRRLSNLFLPKKLDRYLSKWVGKGIYNAVFDNVEDSLSLSRLQCFDFQSVNNEQYADLIEPLMVWLLRRINDVLYNPANLGVPKHILIEEIFSSMKNKQLLDGALASIKTVRKNLGGVTMIGQSADDLGANADSIVNSCTSFLFLKDATFNRKRYAELFKMNEQQLALFESLQDREGLYMRRDGLTKVVTLNLDSRSYATFSTKPKDRVRRTKLIEKYGLSEGISRFAQGETV; encoded by the coding sequence ATGACCCGCGCAAACACTGAACAACAAAAACATACCCCGTGGTTTGCGAAGGCGGGAGCGGCCTGCAGCATCGTGCCGATCTCCCGCTTCGTGGGGCCGAACACCTTCGCCTTGAAGGGCGGCGGATACGAATGCCTCTTTTCTCTGACCGGGTTGGATGAAGAGGCGTTGACCGACTTGGAGCTTGAGTCTCGGGTTCGTCAGGTCGAAGGCGCGTTGCGTGGACTGCCGGAGGGATCGTGCCTCTACCAGTACACCCGCGTGATGTCCGGCTTCGACCTTCCACGGCAGAAGCAATATACGAACGAGGTGACGGAGACGTTCGCCAGCGACCGTCTCGCCCATCTGGACAAGACGGCAGCCTTCCGCCGTATCGACCTCCACTGGTGCCTGACATTGGAGCCGTCGAAGGCCAAAGCCTTCGAGCGCAAGCCGCAGGAGAACGCTGTCGATACGTCCCGGATGCTGTCGGACCTGGAGAAGACCGCGACGTTGCTGGAAGGGCACCTCGGCAGCTCTCTCGGCCTCAAGCTGCTGGGGAAGGCTGAAGCCTTCCAGTTCTTCAGCTATCTCTTCAATCTTGAGGAATGGGCGAGCCGCGACGAACTTCGCAGTGATACGGGCGTAGACCGCCAGATCGTCAACAGTCCTGTGGCATGGCATAGCGATCATGTACAGATCGGTAAGCGGCACGTCCAGATGTTCTCGCTTAAGACCACTCCAGAGGCGTCACGGCCCTGCCTATTCTCCGGCCTGCTGACCCTAGACTGCGATAGCGTCCTGTGCTCAACGTGGCGGGTCAAGTCCGCATCAGCAGCCCGCAGTGAGATCGACGCTCAGGAGAAGTTCATCTCCTTCTTCAAGGTGGGCGTCTTGACCCGTGTGATGAGCGGACGCGACAGCGCCTCGCTCGATACTGGGGCCGGAGCGAAGGCTGCCAACAACAACGTCGATGACCTCAGCGAAGTCATCCGTTCGCTCGACAAGAAGGCCCAGGGCGAGTTTTCGCTTCGCTTGCTTCTTGCTGCCCGCAGTGCGGAGCAGCTTCGAGACATCGTTCCCACTGTGCATCGGGTGTTCGTCGATGCGCGGGCACAAGTCATGGAGGAGACGCTTGGCAATCTCTCCGCCTTCTATGCCATGTTCCCCGGCAATCAAAAGTTCAATGTCTTCCCGCTGTGGCTGGCCGAGGACCACCATGCCCGCCTTTCCTCTGTGTTCGCTCCGCACATCGGGCATCCGCACTCCGAAGACCTCGACTCGGAGTACCTCAACATCTTCGAGACACGCACACGGACGCCGTTCTTCCAGGACGTGTATGTGGATGGCGTTCGGGTCATGCTCATCATCGGCCCTACGGGGACCGGGAAGTCGGTACATGGCAACAACTTGATCGCGCTGGAGCAGAAATACGGCGGTTTCACTTACATCTTCGACATCGGCGGCAGCTACGAGAGCGTTGTCGAACTGTATGGAGGGCGCGTTGACCGTGTCGGCAAAGACGGCCCTAGAGTAAACCCGTTCGCGCTTGAGCCCACGGAGAGCAACATCAAGTTCCTGTATTCGTTCGTGAAGCTGCTCCTCACAAACGGCGGGGCAGAATTAGAACCCGAAGACGACGACGTGATCCATAAGGCCGTGCAGGATATGTACCTGCTTGACGGCGCCAATCGCCGGCTCTCAAATCTTTTCTTGCCCAAGAAACTCGACCGGTATCTGTCGAAGTGGGTTGGGAAGGGCATCTACAACGCCGTCTTTGACAACGTCGAGGACAGCCTGTCGCTGTCGCGCCTCCAATGCTTCGACTTCCAAAGTGTGAACAACGAGCAGTACGCCGATTTAATCGAGCCGTTGATGGTTTGGCTGCTGCGTCGGATCAATGACGTTCTCTACAACCCCGCTAATCTCGGAGTGCCCAAGCACATCCTCATCGAAGAGATCTTCTCTTCGATGAAGAACAAGCAGCTCTTGGATGGTGCGCTGGCTTCGATCAAAACCGTCCGCAAGAATCTTGGCGGAGTCACGATGATCGGCCAGTCCGCCGACGACCTCGGCGCGAACGCGGACAGCATCGTGAACTCCTGCACGTCCTTTTTGTTCTTGAAGGATGCCACCTTCAACCGTAAGCGGTACGCCGAGCTGTTCAAGATGAACGAGCAGCAGCTCGCTCTCTTTGAGAGCTTGCAGGACCGCGAAGGCCTTTACATGCGGCGCGATGGGTTGACGAAGGTGGTCACCCTGAACCTCGACAGTCGCAGCTACGCAACCTTTTCGACCAAGCCCAAAGACCGGGTACGCCGCACCAAGCTGATCGAGAAATACGGACTCTCCGAGGGCATCTCGCGCTTTGCCCAGGGCGAGACTGTCTAA
- a CDS encoding TrbI/VirB10 family protein, which produces MTDQNPNPPATVPAQREAVGPVKKSTPVIVALVVIVGLIGLANISSLVSGKKKAAPQSALPMRPATANPQQVNSFETQQATEAKRDADDQQRRQELAAEMQQLQASQDVPGPEAAGAPPMSAAQRSAMYGDSPNAPNRTSNVSQVQADAKQKALEKEKVHQDAVNSDTVAIDFAHPAAPSPAGSSAPQTAVLGERDEMTPKSSSETLAASATEDAKPAATAGLLNAASQQPKAGGKNNPMAPYDFDSYQGQLYRVFEGTVLEGVVTNHIDGGLTGPILIMLTTDYYSHDHQQLLMPQGTRLIGTVQSVGNAQQRKMFVTFHRAICPDGFSLELDKYVGLDPLGTTGLATKVDHGYLQAFAAAAAVGGLGGLAQIGNSGSVLSASTQIRDGISEQSAAEGEQVLNHFLNRLPIITLKEGSRARVYIGTDIYIPSYAEHRVDPTL; this is translated from the coding sequence ATGACCGACCAGAATCCAAATCCGCCCGCAACCGTTCCCGCGCAGCGTGAAGCTGTCGGCCCGGTGAAGAAGAGCACGCCCGTCATCGTTGCGCTTGTAGTGATCGTCGGCCTCATAGGGCTTGCGAACATATCGAGTTTAGTCAGCGGCAAGAAGAAGGCCGCCCCGCAGAGTGCCTTGCCTATGCGACCTGCTACGGCCAATCCGCAGCAGGTAAATAGCTTCGAGACGCAGCAAGCGACGGAGGCGAAGCGTGATGCCGACGACCAGCAGCGGCGTCAGGAGCTTGCCGCCGAGATGCAGCAGCTTCAGGCTTCGCAGGATGTTCCAGGACCGGAGGCAGCGGGTGCGCCGCCGATGAGTGCCGCTCAGCGTTCGGCGATGTATGGTGACAGCCCGAATGCGCCGAACAGGACCTCCAACGTCTCGCAAGTGCAAGCGGACGCGAAGCAGAAAGCCTTGGAAAAAGAGAAGGTGCATCAGGACGCCGTGAACAGCGACACCGTCGCCATCGACTTCGCCCATCCAGCGGCTCCGTCGCCCGCCGGTTCGTCGGCACCGCAAACAGCCGTATTGGGTGAACGGGATGAGATGACACCGAAGTCTTCTTCCGAAACGCTAGCTGCGTCGGCTACCGAGGATGCCAAACCCGCCGCCACCGCCGGTCTGCTCAACGCGGCATCGCAGCAGCCAAAGGCGGGCGGGAAGAACAATCCGATGGCACCCTACGACTTCGACTCGTATCAAGGCCAGCTCTATCGGGTGTTTGAGGGAACCGTGCTGGAGGGCGTCGTCACAAACCACATCGACGGCGGACTGACCGGGCCGATCCTCATCATGCTTACCACGGACTACTACTCGCACGATCACCAGCAGCTTCTCATGCCGCAGGGTACGAGGCTCATTGGGACCGTTCAGAGCGTCGGCAATGCCCAGCAGCGGAAGATGTTCGTCACCTTCCATCGCGCCATTTGTCCAGACGGTTTCTCGCTGGAGCTAGACAAGTACGTTGGTCTCGATCCGCTCGGCACAACCGGCCTCGCCACCAAGGTTGACCACGGCTACTTGCAGGCGTTTGCGGCGGCAGCGGCGGTCGGCGGGTTGGGCGGATTGGCTCAGATTGGTAACAGCGGCAGCGTCCTATCGGCTTCGACCCAGATCCGAGACGGCATATCCGAGCAGTCGGCAGCCGAGGGAGAACAGGTGCTCAACCATTTCCTCAACCGGCTACCGATCATCACGCTCAAAGAAGGCTCCCGCGCCCGCGTGTACATCGGCACGGACATTTACATCCCGTCCTACGCCGAGCATCGCGTCGATCCGACCCTGTAA
- a CDS encoding VirB3 family type IV secretion system protein translates to MHTTKRGEPLPINQALNRPRAKLGLDLSAWMAIVFVCVTVFLVGFRMLAILSFPTLAGGAWLIVRNHPKMFQLWGLSLNQKSYYDPRKH, encoded by the coding sequence ATGCATACGACCAAGCGGGGAGAACCGTTACCGATCAATCAGGCATTGAACAGACCGAGAGCCAAGCTAGGACTTGATCTCTCGGCATGGATGGCCATCGTGTTTGTCTGCGTGACGGTTTTCCTCGTCGGGTTCCGAATGCTGGCAATCCTTAGTTTTCCAACATTGGCGGGCGGCGCATGGCTGATCGTCCGCAACCACCCAAAGATGTTTCAACTCTGGGGCTTGAGCCTCAACCAGAAGAGCTACTATGACCCGCGCAAACACTGA